The Denticeps clupeoides chromosome 4, fDenClu1.1, whole genome shotgun sequence genome segment ACGGTGAATGCTGAGGGGAAACGTGTAAGATTTTGTTGATCGTTGTTGTACACAATAAGCGTCCATGGATGACGAGGAAGAAACCTACAGGCTGTGGAAAATCCGTAAAACTATTATGCAGGTAAGAGTGGTGCTATCTACGTTTTAAAACGTTCGGCTTTGTTTTTGCGATACGCTTGGAACTTTATACAACACAAAAACCACAATACAACGGAGCGCTTGCTTTTCCCCTAGTTGTGCCACGATCGAGGATATCTAGTGACTCAAGATGAGTTGGACCAAACCCTGGATGAGTTTAAGAGCCAGTTCGGTGATAAACCCAGCGAGGGTCACCCGCGACGAACAGACCTGACCGTTCTGGTGGCGCATAATGATGACCCCACAGATcagatgtttgttttctttccaGGTAAACACTCTTCAGTTATAAAACGTCCTAGAGACAATATGATGTTTGCTGTAATAATTATATTCTGGTCCTTTCGTTGTAGAGGAGCCTAAAGTAGGAATCAAGACCATCAAGATGTACTGTCAGCGCATGCAAGAAGAAAACATCACACGAGCAATCATTGTGGTCCAGATGGGCATGACACCATCTGCCAAGCAGGTGAAGCAGAAAATATTAatcatatatgttatattggGATAATCAGACCAAAGTGTCATAGTCATTTACGTTTATCTTCTCGCCTGAAGTCTTTAGTGGACATGGCACCTAAATACATCCTGGAGCAGTTTCTTCAGCAAGAACTTCTTATCAACATCACAGAACACGAGGTGTGGAGTTTTCCTTTAAATAATATGGTTAGAGTTCATTGGTTCTATCTTTGCTATATTGATATTCCTGTGTTTTATTTGCAGCTGGTCCCAGAGCACATAGTTATGACAAAAGAAGAAGTCACTGAATTGCTTGCACGATAGTATCCTttactaattattttttctgtgtatgCATTTGGGAGCTGTGAACGTTAAATAATATGACAACACACACTTGATCAAACTGGACTCCTTAACTCCACCAGTAAGCTGAAGGAGAGCCAGCTACCCAGGATTCAGGCTGGTGACCCGGTGGCTCGATACTTTGGGCTGAAAAGAGGCCAGGTAAGatataacatttacagtatttatcagacgcccttatccagagagacttacaatcagtatttacagggacagtccccctggagcaacttaaggttaagtgtcttgcacagggacacaatggtagtaagtgggatttgaacccgggtcttctggttcacaggcgagtgtcttacccactaggctactaccagctacacagcacacggtgcacacaatgaaaatgtgtcctctgcttttaacccatcacccttagtgagcattgggTAGCTATGAcgggcacctggggagcagtgtgtggtgatttgctcagttgctcctcagtggcaccatggcagctcgggattcgaaccggcaaccttctgattatggggccgcttaaCCGATATGTCTACACACTATCTTGTATATGAATTTTAGTTCATATACACTACTGTTGAGATTCAAATCTGTAAATGAATCAGCATTGCTTACAGCTTTACAGTGTTTTCTATGTTTAGCAGTGCACCAACCAACCTTTCATGTGTATCACATGACACAATTTTGCTTTCAGGTGGTGAAGATCATCAGACCCAGTGAAACTGCTGGGCGCTACATCACATATAGACTTGTCCAGTAGGTTAGAAAGGTAAGAGGCAATAATGTTTTGCCCTTTCATAatgaatgtatatatttcaatatagaataagtttgctgtttttttctcttcaggCAGTCGGCTGGCTCTCCCATAAACTTGAGATGCACACTGGAAACAAACTGAATGGATAAAAGCAGTGATTCTATTCCTCTTGTGCTTGTTTTTATACAAATCTTGACttgtaaattaattttgtgttttggtaaaaataaattcttattgttttcagtttttcttcatCGCATGTTTCTCTGTTGACAAGTCACATCTAAAAAAACGTTAAAAGATTTTCAAATGGTGGGAGCTTGTTCGTtaatgtaaggtcaaaggcTTCCGCATTATTCTGAAGACAGATAGCTACAATCTGGTTTTAACTGTGCAATTATCTTATATAAAGCAGAATAGTATTTTAgtgaaattattaaaatataatgttCATGTAATGATGATCCATTGTGAATGACAGGGCTAATGTTAATATGCAAAacattacataataataatggtaataaaatACATACCTTAGAAGACTTTAAACAGGTGTGCACACAGCACATACCTAGTTAATTACATATGGAATATAGGCAACTATCCTCATATTTAACCCAATACAGGTTTACTGTGTTAATCAGCAATGAGTCATTATCAGAGTACAGAGCAACTCCACATGTAGTCCTTTATTTAACTGCTCTCCACTGACTTCCAGATCCATATTTCAACCAGCATCTTCAATAAAGAAAAAGTGTAAACAATCTCACATTTGAAAAGTAATTTGAATAAAGAATTACCCATTTGGACTATAAAACAATAGGGGCTGAGAAGAATCTCTCTCTCCTGAGCTCAATAACAGTGAATTCTGTTCCAACAAAGTAAACTTTCCATAGTGGTTAGTTCCTCTTTCCACTTATGCTTGGTTACCACTGTACCAGCAAAACAAGAGATcataaaaaagtacattttctaTTTTCAAAGGGAAAATCTTCATGATTTCAAAggcataaacataaaaaaagtgctGAAATGTTATCATGGTATCAATATTTCAGAGAGCAAACAGAGAAAGAACATGTTTGAACATGTTTGAAATCACTATTGTTAACACACAACAAtgttaaaatagaaaaacactTTCAAGTAAACACAATAACAGCAGAAAGAGGGGTATGGATTAACAGAATTGTTCCAGCATCAACAGAGGTTTCATATCAAATTTCATAAATACAAAGTTTACTTAAGACATATGAGTGCTATAATAATTCGTTACCATTATTAAATTCCTAAATGCAAGTAAATAAACAGAACCTTTAGTTTTCTTTGTATTCAATAACACAAACATTGTACATAGTTTTTCAGCAGTTCTGCATGAATtgtatattctttttttctcagtaaCTGACAGAGCATACTAGTACCAGACTAATGTGCATTGGAAGGACTTGCATTAGTATACCTACCTTAAAATGGGATCTGCTTCTGTGATTATGATGTCCAAATTCATGTAATGGTTAAACCCGGATTACAATggcaaatatcaaataaaacacTATTTTCTGCTTTGGGCACAGTagttacattttgaaatgtacaaaaatattgtTCTAATATTAAGAGCAATGTTTCTTTTAcctctgaaatatatatatacagtacataccaaaggtttggacacaccttctcatttaatgtgttttctttatttacatgaccatttacattggtagattctcactgaaagcatcaaaactatgaatggacacatatggagttatttcaccttttttgttaagtaaataaccgaaaacatgttttatattctagtttcttcttctttgctctgattactgctttgcacactcttggcattctctcgatgagcttcaagaggtcgtcacctgaattcccagaggtgtttagcacttgttggcccctttgccttccctctgcggtccagctgaccccaaaccatctggattgggttcaggtccggtgactgtggaggtcaggtctccactttttgttaagtacataagtccacacgtgttcattcatagttttgatgccttcagtgagaatctaccaatgtatatggtcatgaaaataaagaaaacacattgaatgagaaggtgagtccaaacctttggcctgttctgaaaaaatataaaaatacatcaatctgtgaagtaaaaaaaacaaaacaaaaaaaagcaaacaatagGGTCAACAGGCTCTACAGGCTTTTAACCCCCTGCTCAGCAGAGAgaaatatgggtggtagtagcctagtgagtaacacacttgccaatgaactagaagaccaaagttcaaatctcacttactatcattgtgtacctgagcaagacacttagccctaagttgctccagggggacactcCCTGTAACTAAGTAACCCTGGATAAGAGAGTCTGATAAAATGTCATAAAgtcataaatgttaaatatttcaaacTGAGCATGTTTCCTTTGAAAATGGCTGGCCCCAAGAGGCCAATTAAACCACAATTATTATAGTGCATTGCTTAacctgcaaataaaaaaaagttaagtgattgtcattgtgatacactgcagcacagcacacggtgacacaactaaatgtgtcctctgcttttaacccatcaaccttaacgagcagtgggcagcaatgacaggcgcccagggagcagtgtggggacagtgctttgctcagtggcacctcagtggcaccttggtgggtcaggattcaaactggcaaccttctgattatgaggccaccactgccccacaaaggGTTTAAAAACAGTAAGACAGCAGCTAAACACATCTGACAAGACTCAAATGTGCTTTTATGTGTCATAATTGGTATGAAATTTGGACTAGGAAAGGATCTTTCAATTTGGAATCCAATTTTCCTGAATTAATCTAAACATTCATTCAAACTGACTATCACTGTTATTCAGCAGAGTCCTGCTCTGCTTTTGTTCCGGAGGTCCCGCACTCGTGCCCTGTTGGTGttatttctgtgtctgtctccTCATATGGATCTGCCTTGTTGTAGCTGGGCTGCTCATGGATGGTCTCGGGGACGAGAGCAGACAAGTCCATACTGGCTCTAGGGCTCAGCTGGTCATCCTCTGTGCTGGTCTCACTCTCCTGACTAACTAGAGGGTGGCGAAGTTTGGGCCCCTTCCCAACCTCTTCAAACTCAGAATCAGAGTCCAGGGATCTCTCCCTGGAGCCTGACGAGCCCAGAGAGTTGGCTGAGGGAGGAGGAATTTTACGTTAATGCAGCGCTAGCAAAAAAAATGGTTACTTAATCTTAATAACACAATAATCTAATGTGCAAATTAAGTAAATATTTATACAgtttgttgagtgtgtgtgaaaagcaTTGGATTAGGTTGCATATTGAGTTGGTGTTTGGTCTCACCACAGCACTGTTCCACGTCTCCTCTGCCCTGttgcttctctttctcctcctcctctccttcctcatTCTTACCATTACCACCATCCTGATAAAAGCACGAAAATTGTATGAAGTCTGCATATTCATCAGCCTCCTTATTTTAACATACAATATGAATTAACcaagtttgttcattttgtacaataagctataaataaaaaagttaatatCTGACCTGTTTTTGGAAAACAATTATGATACAGTACAGTTTCCACAAAGTAAACTGTGTACTAGTGCTTATATTGGACATATTTGACAGAACGATCAGCACTTCACGCTTTATGAAAACCAACAAGATGACAATTGTAACATCATGTTATACACcatcatttaacaaataaagagagaaaaataatgTTGATAGGAATGTTGATAGAAATACTGTCTGAATATGTTTGACTTTTGCCAACCACATCTTAAAATCTTaaataggatggtagtagcctagtgggtaacacactcgcctatgaaccagaagacccaggttcaaatcccacttactaccattgtgtccctgagcaagacacttaaccctaagttgctccagggggactgtccctgtaaatactgattgtaagttgctctggataagggagcctgataaatgctgtaaatgtaaaatcaaccAAATGTTACTAATATCTATTATAGATCTTCCAtacaaaaaagtaaaatctgCAAAAAGTGCAGGAAGACTGTGCTTACTTGTAGTTGACTCTGTGGCATGTATGAGTATGAAGACATTAGAGTACTCCCAGAACCTTGTTGAAATATCTGCTTGTGGAAGATGATGAGGGCCTCAACAATACGCGCCTGATGGGGGTAGTCCACCAATGAGGAGAGGGATACTGTGGCTCCTGTTGGTTTGGGTCGCATCAGTGTTGGCCCAAACACAATGCCCAGATTACtgggactcattttgttgtccTGCTCCAGGTCTGCGACCCTGAGAAAGGATGCAAAGCAAAATCAGGTCCCATATTTTTAGTTCCTGAAGCAAAATTTTGAACtttatttgaattttgaaaTAGCCAGTGATGCCAACCATAAGTTCACAAAGCAATTACAACAATGCATTACTGAAGGCTGTTCCAGTTTTTGTGACAAAACTGtttaaaatcacaaacaaaCCTATTGTCTAAAAAAATTACTGTTATAAAGCTAGGCTGAATTGTGAATACTTGTCCTTGTGATGGTGTAGACAAAATAAGTGGTATGTGGTTTTCATCAGTCATTTTGTGTAGAACCAGTCACAGGCCATCAATGGACATAAGAAAGATAGTCCTTACTTGCACAGGTGGCCGGTGATGTAGCGTAGAGTAGCAATGTTAGCCAGTGGTAACTCCTGCAGCAGTGTCCTTAGTTTCTCTACCAAAGTCAACACTTCAGGCATCGTCTCTGGTCCTCTGTCCACCAATTCAGGTCCCTTACCAACCTGTGCTCCGTCAGGACTGACAGACTGAAGGCTCTCCTTTGCCAGGCCCATCAGATTATTATACAAACAGAAAGGCATGATTGGCTCTGGCAGCTGCAGTTCAAAGCAGAGGCAGAGCGGGAGAAAGAAATACAGCCAGGTTATCGGGGAAGCAAGTGATATGCTTACTACAGTGTGAAACAGAATTTCAACTATGTAGTAAagaaaaatgcataatttttcAACACTTGCTGGGATATGTGCCAACCTGTCTGAGGTAGAGCTTGAGCACATTGCTGATGTCATGAGGAGATGCCTGAGAAAGTTCCACTAAATCCTTTCCATTTTCAAATGCCTGGCACAGTTTTTCAACACGGGTCTTTACCCCATTAACACGATAGATACCCTGAGCCAGAAAGTGAGAGGAGAAGACGTCAGCTCATTATGCCTTTATACATAATTATACTGATATAGATAAAAGTACTGGTATGGGTTGCTCAGGGACTAACCTTCATCTTTAGTGCCCTCTTCTCAATTTCCTGAATGCATTTCTTGATTATGAAGGGGATGCCATCTGAGGATCCCTGCTGCACACTGGAAAAATCTCGACCGAAGAGCTGCAGTCGGCCCTGAAGTTTCTTATGGCCACACTGGATTGCCAGAGACTCAAGGCACTTCTTATGACAGGCCAGGAAACACTGAAGAAATAATTAGTACTTCatttaattaagtaattttAGAATCCAATctgtaaaatgcacatttcagcTTTTCAAGTATTTTTGACTGTTTTAATCCATGGTTAAATATTTGACACTTAATTTTGAATCATGTAATGGAATTGCAGTTGTTCAGAACAGCTGAAATGCAACAAATTAtcaacacacatatgcacatattTCTAAATAGAAATGCTACAGACAAGAAAATCATATACAAACACAATCAAATGATCTTGATAATTTTAGAAGTTGTTTCATAACAATGATTTCACTGCAAAGCTATAAACATTCAATGCAAGGGCCATTTAATAGTTCAGTTCTTAGTGCAGTCCTACCTCCTCACACTCTGCTCCTTGGAAGTACACATAGCTGTCACACTCCCTGCACTTGGATGGCGTGCGCAGTTTGCGCAGGCGATGCGTCTTTGCTGCTTTGGACAGCCCCACATTTCGAAAGGGTCCAGTGGGAACAGGGATATCTGGCTCAATCCCATTCATGcctaaaaaataaagcaaaacatgttttttatgcaTACTGAGTGTATTaagaagttatgttccgtgtgtgtatgttcactgtgtgcatgtaAACAGGTCAACATGTAAGCGTGGACAGTGTCAATAAGAGGAAGTGAGTGAGTCAGGCCACTCCGTACTGCATAACATGTAGCATAACAGcttttataaagctgaaaagtaaACAAGGCTGCATGATACGTTTCATTTCAATCTTGCTTCTTGGGCTCATAATTTCAATCTGGCAAAAGGTTTTGAActtcatgaaaatgtattaGTTTATTTTGGAAGCAATTTCTCATTTTAGTATTCTTCAGTAACTCATCACAGCAGTTAAATAACAATTGGGGTTGA includes the following:
- the LOC114788487 gene encoding DNA-directed RNA polymerases I, II, and III subunit RPABC1 — its product is MDDEEETYRLWKIRKTIMQLCHDRGYLVTQDELDQTLDEFKSQFGDKPSEGHPRRTDLTVLVAHNDDPTDQMFVFFPEEPKVGIKTIKMYCQRMQEENITRAIIVVQMGMTPSAKQSLVDMAPKYILEQFLQQELLINITEHELVPEHIVMTKEEVTELLARYKLKESQLPRIQAGDPVARYFGLKRGQVVKIIRPSETAGRYITYRLVQ